The genomic stretch CGGTAGGGCGGGGATGAGGGTCGGACAAGCCTGCCGGCAGGTTACGTTCCGCGCGTGATCTACATCATCCGCCACGGGGAGACAGCGCTCAACGCCACCGCCGTGGTGCAGCCGTCCGACACGCCCCTCAATGGGCGCGGGAAGCGTCAGGCGCAGCTGCTAGCGGACCACTTGGCGGAGCTCGGCGTGGCGCATGTGGTCGCTAGCGATCTGCTGCGTGCCGCCATGACTGCCGAGCCGATCGCGCTCGCCACGTCTTCCTCGGTCGAGCACACCCCGTTGCTGCAGGAACGGAACTTCGGTGACATTCGCGGCACCCCGTACGCCGAGCTCGACCGTGACATCTTTGCCCAGGGCTACGAGCCGCCGAACGGAGAGAGCGTGGAAGTCTTCGACCGTCGTGTGCGGGAGGCTTGGGCCTACGTCGTCGAGACCAGACAGCGCCTGGACGGAACCCTGGCTGTCGTTACCCACGGGCTGGTCTGCGGCTCGCTCTTGCAGCAAAGCCTGGAGCTGCCGCCGCGTATGCCGGCGCCCGAGCTGTTTGCCAATTCGAGTCTGACGATCGTCGAGCAGGCAGCTCCCCATCGCGTGCACCTGCTCAACTGTGTTGCGCACTTGGACACGGCTGCTGCTGACGAGGGCCGGGTTTCGTCGCCGGTTTGACGGACTGGCAAGGCGGCCAAGAAGGGCGGGCAGCCGAGTACCGAAGAGGCCTGGACGCCGGCGCTACGGGAGACGCCTCTGGACGTAGGCGCCTAGCAGCTCTCGGGCCGTTGTGGGTCTCCCGCGGGCTGCCAGCCTTTCTACTCCGCCCTCAAGGCCTGCACTGGATCGACCAGTGTCGCCCGCCGAGCCGGCACGTAGCTGGCGACGAGCGCAACTCCGCAGAGTACCACGACACCGAGCACGAAGGCTAATGGGTCCGCGGCCGTGATCCCG from Gemmatimonadota bacterium encodes the following:
- a CDS encoding histidine phosphatase family protein, encoding MIYIIRHGETALNATAVVQPSDTPLNGRGKRQAQLLADHLAELGVAHVVASDLLRAAMTAEPIALATSSSVEHTPLLQERNFGDIRGTPYAELDRDIFAQGYEPPNGESVEVFDRRVREAWAYVVETRQRLDGTLAVVTHGLVCGSLLQQSLELPPRMPAPELFANSSLTIVEQAAPHRVHLLNCVAHLDTAAADEGRVSSPV